From one Streptomyces sp. Q6 genomic stretch:
- a CDS encoding helix-turn-helix transcriptional regulator translates to MGDVTTMTTTEHTTATGRATTPEHPPAPGRDRRRTRPELAAFLKSRRARVTPADVGMPAGPRRRTPGLRREEVAQLSGVGVTWYTWLEQGRPINASPQVLDAVARTLRLDPPEREHLYQLAEVPYEPARVAGGETVGPDIQGIIDALDPLPAVVYNARFDLLATNAAYRALFILAPETLPRTPNALRTLFLAPEATCPLVLRETELPVMVATLRSGYGRHAGEPVWEDFIRGLITASPYFAELWESGDVAPPGPRVKTFRHRAVEGELRMTSTSLSINGMPECRIVVYSPVDEETHERLAAVRTDNEKSRP, encoded by the coding sequence ATGGGGGATGTGACGACGATGACCACGACGGAGCACACGACCGCGACGGGCCGCGCGACCACGCCGGAGCACCCACCGGCCCCCGGCCGGGACCGCCGCAGGACGCGGCCCGAGCTGGCCGCCTTCCTGAAGAGTCGCCGGGCCCGGGTCACCCCGGCCGACGTCGGCATGCCCGCGGGCCCCCGCAGGCGCACCCCGGGCCTGCGCCGCGAGGAGGTCGCGCAGCTCTCCGGCGTCGGCGTCACCTGGTACACGTGGCTGGAGCAGGGCCGCCCGATCAACGCCTCGCCGCAGGTCCTGGACGCGGTGGCGCGCACGCTGCGGCTCGACCCGCCGGAGCGGGAACATCTCTACCAGCTGGCGGAGGTGCCGTACGAGCCGGCGCGGGTGGCCGGCGGCGAGACCGTCGGGCCCGACATCCAGGGCATCATCGACGCGCTGGACCCGCTGCCCGCCGTGGTCTACAACGCCCGGTTCGACCTCCTGGCGACCAATGCCGCCTACCGCGCGCTGTTCATCCTCGCCCCCGAGACCCTGCCCCGGACGCCGAACGCACTGCGCACGCTGTTCCTGGCCCCCGAGGCCACCTGCCCACTGGTGCTGCGGGAGACCGAGCTGCCGGTGATGGTGGCGACCCTGCGGTCGGGATACGGGCGGCACGCGGGCGAGCCGGTCTGGGAGGACTTCATACGCGGGCTGATCACGGCCAGCCCGTACTTCGCCGAGCTGTGGGAGAGCGGTGACGTCGCGCCGCCGGGACCGCGGGTGAAGACGTTCCGGCACCGGGCGGTCGAGGGCGAGCTGCGGATGACGTCGACCTCGCTGTCGATCAACGGCATGCCGGAGTGCCGGATCGTCGTCTACTCGCCGGTCGACGAGGAGACCCATGAGCGCCTGGCGGCCGTGCGCACGGACAACGAAAAATCCCGCCCCTGA
- a CDS encoding histidine phosphatase family protein, which produces MTTASPRGRRVVLWRHGQTSWNLERRFQGTTDIELTETGVAQAKRAARLLASLKPDAVVASDLKRAAATAAELTALTGLDVTYDQGLRETYAGEWQGLTHEEIIARYGEQYAAWKRGESVRRGGGELETEVADRAAPVVLRHADKLPDDGLLVVVSHGGTIRTTIGRLLGLESHHWEGLGGLSNCCWSVLGEGARGWRLLEHNAGTLPEPVLGDDD; this is translated from the coding sequence TTGACCACCGCTTCACCTCGCGGCCGCCGCGTCGTCCTGTGGCGCCACGGCCAGACGTCCTGGAACCTGGAGCGCCGCTTCCAGGGCACCACGGACATCGAGCTGACCGAGACCGGCGTCGCGCAGGCCAAGCGCGCCGCCCGCCTGCTCGCCTCCCTGAAGCCGGACGCCGTCGTGGCCTCCGACCTCAAGCGGGCCGCCGCCACCGCCGCCGAGCTGACCGCCCTGACCGGCCTGGACGTCACGTACGACCAGGGGCTGCGCGAGACGTACGCCGGTGAGTGGCAGGGCCTCACGCACGAGGAGATCATCGCCCGGTACGGCGAGCAGTACGCCGCGTGGAAGCGCGGCGAGAGCGTGCGCCGGGGCGGCGGCGAGCTGGAGACCGAGGTCGCCGACCGGGCGGCGCCCGTCGTGCTGCGGCACGCGGACAAGCTGCCGGACGACGGCCTGCTCGTCGTGGTCAGCCACGGCGGCACCATCCGCACCACCATCGGTCGCCTCCTGGGTCTGGAGTCCCACCACTGGGAGGGGCTCGGCGGTCTGTCGAACTGCTGCTGGTCCGTCCTCGGCGAGGGCGCCCGCGGCTGGCGGCTGCTGGAGCACAACGCCGGCACATTGCCGGAACCGGTCCTCGGCGACGACGACTGA
- the rsfS gene encoding ribosome silencing factor codes for MTATDRSLELITAAAQAAADKLAHDIIAYDVSDVLSITDAFLLASAPNDRQVKSIVDEIEERLNKELGAKPVRREGDRDARWILLDYVDIVVHVQHSEERVFYALERLWKDCPELDLPADAKATRGKGAEHAQREQAAEDAEEIRELGGEVL; via the coding sequence GTGACCGCCACTGACCGTTCCCTTGAGCTCATCACCGCCGCCGCCCAGGCCGCAGCCGACAAGCTCGCGCACGACATCATCGCCTACGACGTCAGCGACGTGCTGTCCATCACGGACGCCTTCCTGCTCGCGTCGGCTCCCAACGACCGCCAGGTCAAGTCGATCGTCGACGAGATCGAGGAGCGCCTGAACAAGGAGCTCGGCGCCAAGCCCGTCCGCCGCGAGGGCGACCGCGACGCCCGCTGGATCCTGCTCGACTACGTCGACATCGTCGTCCACGTCCAGCACAGCGAGGAGCGCGTCTTCTACGCCCTCGAGCGCTTGTGGAAGGACTGCCCCGAGCTGGACCTGCCCGCCGACGCCAAGGCCACCCGGGGCAAGGGCGCCGAGCACGCCCAGCGCGAGCAGGCCGCGGAGGATGCGGAGGAGATCCGCGAACTCGGCGGTGAGGTCCTTTGA
- a CDS encoding LCP family protein, translating to MNDRYDGYDQQQYELVGYDEFGQPVYRQVQQAPSYERSGEYSAYGYGYDPYATGQQQPVQPAQPSSPPPPAPSYDPYGGAQHGGYDPYGAAAGTGEQPRAAAQQQATAYIPQQAPAPQEPEPEPAQDRDYRTEQFDFVEDPDENSEDVIDWLKFTESRSERREEAKRRGRNRGVALIVVLALCLVGGVGYLWSAGKLPFLSEDAKKADGTTAAGPQNRDVIVVHLHNTKGGATSTALLVNNTTTQQGTTVLLPNSLAVSGDDGTTSTLGKSVDDDGSSGTSDAIDALLGTDVQGTWRLDTPYLNNLVELVGNIDINTDTDVPDPDKKGTTLVHKGEQQTLSGPMAVAYATYRAKGEAETAQLMRFGQVMQGVLRKLSSDPQAATTTVQTLAQILDPSLTEKDLGAFLAKLADHAKEGDYKTALLPVQSDGTLSDAAANSVVKDVLGGTVKAPSDGDSLRVGIKNATGDKTRTEKARVTLVNGGYTFISAGTGTAAAASQVTYADAARKQDAVEVAKTLGLPTSAVRKGKTAANADVSVVLGQDYTGK from the coding sequence GTGAACGACCGATACGACGGTTACGACCAGCAGCAGTACGAGTTGGTCGGCTACGACGAGTTCGGCCAGCCGGTCTACCGGCAGGTGCAACAGGCGCCGTCGTACGAGCGGTCCGGAGAGTACTCGGCGTACGGATACGGCTACGACCCGTACGCGACCGGGCAGCAGCAGCCCGTCCAGCCGGCGCAGCCGTCGTCGCCGCCCCCGCCCGCGCCTTCGTACGATCCCTACGGCGGTGCGCAGCACGGCGGTTACGACCCGTACGGCGCCGCCGCCGGAACCGGTGAGCAGCCCCGGGCCGCCGCGCAGCAGCAGGCCACCGCCTACATCCCGCAGCAGGCCCCGGCCCCTCAGGAGCCTGAACCGGAGCCGGCGCAGGACCGCGACTACCGTACCGAGCAGTTCGACTTCGTCGAGGACCCGGACGAGAACTCCGAAGACGTCATCGACTGGCTGAAGTTCACGGAGTCCCGCAGCGAGCGGCGCGAGGAGGCCAAGCGGCGCGGCCGCAACCGGGGCGTCGCGCTCATCGTCGTCCTCGCCCTGTGCCTGGTCGGCGGCGTCGGCTACCTCTGGTCCGCGGGCAAGCTGCCCTTCCTGTCCGAGGACGCCAAGAAGGCCGACGGCACGACCGCGGCGGGACCGCAGAACCGTGACGTCATCGTCGTGCACCTGCACAACACCAAGGGCGGGGCCACTTCCACGGCCCTGCTGGTGAACAACACCACCACCCAGCAGGGCACCACGGTCCTGCTGCCCAACTCCCTCGCCGTGTCGGGCGACGACGGCACCACCAGCACGCTCGGCAAGTCCGTCGACGACGACGGCTCCTCCGGCACCAGCGACGCGATCGACGCCCTCCTCGGCACCGACGTCCAGGGCACCTGGCGCCTGGACACCCCCTACCTGAACAACCTGGTCGAGCTCGTCGGCAACATCGACATCAACACCGACACGGACGTGCCCGACCCGGACAAGAAGGGCACCACCCTCGTCCACAAGGGCGAGCAGCAGACCCTCAGCGGTCCGATGGCCGTCGCCTACGCCACCTACCGGGCCAAGGGCGAGGCCGAGACCGCGCAGCTCATGCGGTTCGGGCAGGTCATGCAGGGCGTGCTGCGCAAGCTGTCCTCGGACCCGCAGGCCGCGACGACCACCGTGCAGACGCTCGCCCAGATCCTCGACCCGTCGCTGACGGAGAAGGACCTCGGCGCCTTCCTCGCCAAGCTCGCCGACCACGCCAAGGAGGGCGACTACAAGACCGCCCTGCTCCCGGTGCAGAGCGACGGCACGCTCTCCGACGCCGCCGCGAACTCCGTGGTCAAGGACGTGCTCGGCGGCACCGTGAAGGCCCCGTCCGACGGTGACTCGCTGCGCGTCGGCATCAAGAACGCCACCGGCGACAAGACCCGCACCGAGAAGGCCCGCGTCACCCTCGTCAACGGCGGCTACACCTTCATCTCGGCCGGCACCGGCACCGCCGCGGCGGCGTCGCAGGTCACGTACGCCGACGCCGCCCGCAAGCAGGACGCCGTCGAGGTCGCCAAGACGCTGGGCCTGCCGACCTCGGCCGTGCGGAAGGGGAAGACAGCCGCGAACGCGGACGTCTCCGTGGTCCTCGGTCAGGACTACACCGGCAAGTGA
- the nadD gene encoding nicotinate-nucleotide adenylyltransferase encodes MGAQDMPTGPVNSPAGGPDREWASPTKRRLGVMGGTFDPIHHGHLVAASEVAAQFHLDEVVFVPTGQPWQKSDKKVSPAEDRYLMTVIATAENPQFSVSRIDLDRGGPTYTTDTLRDLRALNPDTDLFFITGADALGQILTWRYTEELFSLAHFIGVTRPGHTLADPGLPEGGVSFVEVPALAISSTDCRDRVAKGDPIWYMVPDGVVRYIDKRQLYRGE; translated from the coding sequence ATGGGAGCGCAGGACATGCCTACCGGCCCGGTCAACAGCCCGGCCGGCGGCCCGGATCGTGAGTGGGCCTCACCGACCAAGCGACGCCTCGGCGTCATGGGCGGAACGTTCGACCCGATCCACCACGGACACCTGGTGGCGGCCAGCGAGGTCGCCGCGCAGTTCCACCTCGACGAGGTGGTGTTCGTGCCGACCGGGCAGCCCTGGCAGAAGAGCGACAAGAAGGTCTCGCCGGCCGAGGACCGCTATCTGATGACGGTCATCGCGACCGCCGAGAACCCGCAGTTCTCGGTGAGCCGTATCGACCTCGACCGCGGCGGACCGACGTACACCACGGACACGCTGCGCGATCTGCGCGCGCTCAATCCGGACACGGACCTCTTCTTCATCACGGGTGCCGACGCTCTCGGCCAGATCCTCACCTGGCGATACACCGAAGAGCTCTTCTCCCTGGCACACTTCATCGGCGTGACCCGTCCGGGCCACACACTCGCCGACCCCGGCCTGCCCGAGGGCGGTGTCTCGTTCGTCGAGGTCCCCGCCCTCGCGATCTCGTCCACGGACTGCCGTGACAGAGTCGCCAAGGGCGACCCCATCTGGTACATGGTGCCGGACGGTGTGGTGCGCTACATCGACAAGCGCCAGCTGTACCGAGGCGAATGA
- a CDS encoding M48 family metallopeptidase, producing the protein MPDVPNEEHENVPSRQRRRFPGISSRAYEHPADRSALVALRKLTGFDTVFKALSGLLPERSLRLLFLSDSVRVSDEQFAHLNAMLRDACYILDLEKVPPMYVNQDPQPNAMCIGLDEPIIVVTTGLVELLDEEEMRAVVGHEVGHALSGHSVYRTILLFLTSLALRVAWIPLGNLAIMAIVTALREWFRKSELSADRAGLLVGQDLQASMRGLMKIAGGNHLHEMNVDAFLKQAEEYEAGGDLRDSVLKILNVMPRSHPFTTVRAAELKKWAGTRDYQRLMDGHYPRRAEDKDTSVTDSFRESASHYSDHMKNSKDPLMKLVSDIAGGAGDLGGRVRRGFGNFGGTNGGAAGGDNAGNHGTRDDE; encoded by the coding sequence ATGCCCGACGTACCGAACGAAGAGCACGAGAACGTACCCAGCAGGCAGCGCAGGCGCTTCCCCGGGATCTCCTCGCGGGCGTACGAGCACCCCGCGGACCGCTCCGCCCTGGTGGCGCTGCGCAAGCTCACCGGCTTCGACACGGTCTTCAAGGCGCTGAGCGGTCTGCTGCCGGAGCGCAGCCTGCGTCTGCTGTTCCTGTCGGACTCGGTGCGTGTCTCCGACGAGCAGTTCGCGCACCTCAACGCGATGCTGCGGGACGCCTGTTACATCCTGGACCTGGAGAAGGTCCCCCCGATGTACGTCAATCAGGACCCGCAGCCGAACGCGATGTGCATCGGTCTCGACGAGCCGATCATCGTCGTGACGACCGGTCTCGTGGAGCTGCTCGACGAGGAGGAGATGCGGGCGGTCGTCGGCCACGAGGTCGGCCACGCGCTCTCGGGCCACTCGGTCTACCGGACGATACTGCTGTTCCTCACCAGCCTGGCGCTCCGCGTCGCGTGGATCCCGCTCGGCAACCTCGCGATCATGGCGATCGTGACGGCGCTGCGCGAGTGGTTCCGCAAGTCCGAACTCTCCGCGGACCGGGCCGGGTTGCTGGTCGGACAGGACCTCCAGGCCTCCATGCGCGGCCTGATGAAGATCGCGGGCGGCAACCACCTGCACGAGATGAACGTGGACGCGTTCCTCAAGCAGGCCGAGGAGTACGAGGCCGGGGGCGATCTGCGCGACTCGGTCCTGAAGATCCTGAACGTGATGCCGCGCTCGCACCCCTTCACCACGGTGCGCGCCGCCGAGCTGAAGAAGTGGGCCGGGACCCGCGACTACCAGCGGCTGATGGACGGGCACTACCCGCGCCGCGCCGAGGACAAGGACACCTCGGTGACCGACTCGTTCCGCGAGTCGGCCTCGCACTACTCGGATCACATGAAGAACTCGAAGGACCCGCTGATGAAGCTGGTCAGCGACATCGCGGGCGGCGCGGGCGACCTCGGCGGCCGGGTGCGGCGCGGCTTCGGGAACTTCGGCGGGACCAACGGCGGCGCCGCCGGCGGGGACAACGCGGGCAACCACGGAACCCGCGACGACGAGTGA
- a CDS encoding glutamate-5-semialdehyde dehydrogenase: MTSPSLNPYDSLTPVTQAAYRARAAANDLAPLPRAEKDDALAAIADALEVRTAEIVKANAKDIARAREAGTSESIIDRLTLTPERVRAIASDVRDVIALPDPVGTVVRGNTLPNGIDLRQVRVPLGVVGIIYEARPNVTVDAAALCLKSGNAVLLRGSSSAYESNTALVRVLRDAVGGSGLPADAIQLVPGESRDSVTELMRARGLVDVLIPRGGASLIKNVVENSIVPVIETGTGNCHVYVDAAADIDMAVDILINSKAQRPSVCNAAETLLVHQDIADAFVPRALDALADAGVTVHADPRILAYAPQSKATVVEAHHDDWETEYLSYDIAAAVVDDLDKAVEHIRLWSSGHTEAIVTTSQAAARRFTQLVDSTTVAVNASTRFTDGGQFGFGAEIGISTQKLHARGPMGLPELTSTKYIVTGDGHIR; this comes from the coding sequence ATGACGTCGCCTTCGCTGAACCCGTACGACTCGCTGACCCCGGTCACCCAGGCCGCCTACCGCGCCCGCGCCGCCGCGAACGACCTCGCCCCGCTGCCGCGCGCCGAGAAGGACGACGCCCTCGCGGCGATCGCCGACGCCCTGGAAGTCCGTACGGCCGAGATCGTCAAGGCCAACGCCAAGGACATCGCCCGCGCCCGTGAGGCGGGCACGTCCGAGTCGATCATCGACCGGCTGACGCTGACCCCGGAGCGCGTGCGGGCCATCGCCTCCGACGTGCGCGACGTCATCGCCCTGCCCGATCCGGTCGGCACCGTCGTGCGCGGCAACACCCTGCCGAACGGCATCGACCTGCGCCAGGTCCGCGTCCCGCTCGGCGTCGTCGGCATCATCTACGAGGCCCGGCCGAACGTCACCGTGGACGCCGCCGCCCTCTGCCTCAAGTCGGGCAACGCCGTGCTGCTCCGCGGCAGCTCATCGGCGTACGAGTCGAACACCGCGCTCGTGCGTGTGCTGCGCGACGCCGTCGGCGGCAGCGGCCTGCCCGCCGACGCGATCCAGCTCGTGCCCGGCGAGTCCCGCGACTCCGTCACCGAACTGATGCGCGCCCGCGGCCTCGTCGACGTCCTGATCCCGCGCGGCGGCGCCTCGCTGATCAAGAACGTCGTGGAGAACTCGATCGTCCCCGTCATCGAGACCGGCACCGGCAACTGCCACGTGTACGTCGACGCGGCCGCCGACATCGACATGGCCGTCGACATCCTGATCAACTCCAAGGCGCAGCGGCCCTCCGTCTGCAACGCCGCCGAGACGCTCCTCGTCCACCAGGACATCGCCGACGCGTTCGTGCCGCGCGCCCTGGACGCGCTCGCCGACGCGGGCGTCACCGTCCACGCGGACCCGCGGATCCTCGCGTACGCCCCGCAGTCCAAGGCGACCGTCGTCGAGGCGCACCACGACGACTGGGAGACCGAGTACCTCTCGTACGACATCGCGGCCGCCGTCGTCGACGACCTCGACAAGGCCGTCGAGCACATCCGGCTCTGGTCCTCGGGCCACACCGAGGCGATCGTCACCACCTCGCAGGCGGCCGCCCGCCGCTTCACCCAGCTCGTCGACTCCACGACGGTCGCGGTCAACGCCTCGACGCGGTTCACCGACGGCGGCCAGTTCGGCTTCGGCGCGGAGATCGGGATCTCCACCCAGAAGCTGCACGCCCGCGGCCCCATGGGCCTGCCGGAGCTGACCAGCACCAAGTACATCGTCACGGGGGACGGACACATCCGTTAA
- the proB gene encoding glutamate 5-kinase, translating into MSGARQGVADARRIVVKVGSSSLTTAAGGLDADRVDALVDVLAKHRSGGEKEIVLVSSGAIAAGLAPLGLTRRPKDLARQQAAASVGQGLLVARYAASFARYGVRVGQVLLTSDDMARRAHHRNASRTLDQLLAMGAFPIVNENDTVATDEIRFGDNDRLAALVAHLVHADLLVLLSDVDGLYDGDPAKPGTSRIAEVRGPADIEHVKIGSAGKAGVGTGGMVTKVEAASIAAAAGIPVVLTSASHAADALAARDTGTYFHRTGRRSADRLLWLQHASTPQGAITLDDGAVRAVVERRTSLLPAGIAAVEGEFSAGDPVELRDVGGRAIARGLVNFDAKEIPQLIGRSTRELARDLGPAYEREVVHRDDLVLLRA; encoded by the coding sequence ATGTCAGGGGCAAGGCAGGGCGTCGCGGACGCGCGCCGGATCGTGGTCAAGGTCGGATCGTCGTCGCTCACCACGGCCGCGGGGGGACTGGACGCGGACCGCGTCGACGCCCTCGTGGACGTGCTGGCGAAGCACCGGAGCGGGGGAGAGAAGGAGATCGTCCTCGTCTCCTCCGGCGCCATCGCGGCCGGTCTCGCGCCACTGGGACTGACCCGCCGCCCCAAGGACCTCGCCCGCCAGCAGGCCGCGGCCAGCGTCGGGCAGGGACTCCTCGTCGCCCGCTACGCCGCCTCCTTCGCGCGCTACGGCGTCCGCGTCGGCCAGGTCCTGCTCACCAGCGACGACATGGCGCGCCGCGCCCACCACCGCAACGCCTCGCGCACCCTCGACCAGCTCCTCGCGATGGGTGCCTTCCCGATCGTCAACGAGAACGACACCGTCGCCACCGACGAGATCCGCTTCGGCGACAACGACCGGCTCGCCGCCCTCGTCGCCCACCTCGTCCACGCGGACCTCCTCGTCCTGCTCTCGGACGTCGACGGGCTCTACGACGGCGATCCCGCCAAGCCCGGCACCTCGCGCATCGCCGAGGTGCGCGGCCCCGCCGACATAGAGCACGTCAAGATCGGCTCCGCCGGGAAGGCGGGCGTCGGCACCGGCGGCATGGTCACCAAGGTCGAGGCCGCGTCCATCGCCGCGGCGGCCGGTATCCCCGTGGTCCTCACCAGCGCCAGCCACGCCGCCGACGCGCTCGCCGCCCGCGACACCGGCACGTACTTCCACCGCACCGGCCGGCGCAGCGCCGACCGCCTCCTGTGGTTGCAGCACGCCTCGACGCCGCAGGGCGCGATCACCCTGGACGACGGTGCCGTACGGGCCGTGGTCGAGCGGCGCACGTCACTGCTGCCCGCGGGGATCGCCGCCGTGGAGGGTGAGTTCAGCGCGGGGGACCCCGTCGAGCTGCGCGACGTCGGCGGCCGGGCGATCGCCCGCGGGCTGGTCAACTTCGACGCGAAGGAGATCCCGCAGCTGATCGGCCGGTCCACCCGGGAACTGGCCCGCGACCTCGGTCCCGCGTACGAGAGGGAAGTCGTACACAGGGACGATCTGGTCCTCCTCCGGGCTTGA